A single window of Ovis aries strain OAR_USU_Benz2616 breed Rambouillet chromosome 24, ARS-UI_Ramb_v3.0, whole genome shotgun sequence DNA harbors:
- the LOC121817912 gene encoding transmembrane protease serine 9-like isoform X1: MRPHGAALLLAQLLARIEIAEQAFRDKDLLLPGKACRRRFPAEGSWARARRAPQLSLSPLQVFRTRRCSHVTDGPRGAGDGQDGAGGLGPRGAGPQRSTLPGWQDPRTHGSPGSPFPSQWVRVDRMSLAPAAQPGVRLSIPGPCGIQGIHVRVVGGNEAKLGHWPWQGSLRWNKVHSCGASLLNSRWALSAAHCFEKNSQPSEWSVQFGELSAAPSVWSLRAFLRRYGVQDIITFPHFGKNFQHDIALVKLSSPVTFNKHVQPVCVTSSSLEFKNRNDCWVTGWGDIRERQSEAGDRWAGEGSAVRQALCRPAQQLQGPRLGLCPRCPRCVPSAVGPHPLPAPTAEQCPLHPHSAPPPFQRLRARSQAPRPTCPDLQPQPAGVCEVLGCTYQKSTGLFFGDTVHKA, from the exons ATGCGCCCGCACGGGGCGGCGCTGCTGCTGGCGCAGCTGCTGGCGCGGATCGAAATCGCCGAGCAGG CCTTTCGGGACAAGGACCTGCTGCTTCCAGGTAAGGCGTGCAGGAGGCGCTTCCCCGCGGAGGGCTCGTGGGCCCGAGCGCGAAGGGCGCCTCAGCTTTCCCTCTCCCCGCTCCAGGTTTTCAGAACTCGTCGATGCTCGCATGTAACTGATGGGCCCCGGGGGGCCGGGGACGGGCAGGACGGGGCGGGCGGCCTCGGGCCACGTGGGGCGGGTCCCCAGCGTTCGACGCTTCCTGGGTGGCAGGACCCCAGGACGCACGGTTCCCCGGGGAGCCCCTTCCCTTCCCAGTGGGTGAGGGTGGACAGGATGAGCCTGGCTCCCGCAGCTCAGCCTGGTGTCCGTCTGTCCATCCCAGGGCCTTGTGGCATCCAGGGCATCCATGTGCGCGTGGTGGGTGGAAATGAGGCCAAGCTTGGGCACTGGCCGTGGCAGGGCAGCCTGCGCTGGAATAAAGTCCACAGCTGCGGAGCGAGCCTGCTCAACAGCCGCTGGGCGCTCTCGGCTGCGCACTGCTTTGAAAA GAACAGTCAACCCTCCGAATGGTCAGTCCAGTTTGGGGAGCTGTCTGCCGCACCATCCGTTTGGAGCCTGCGGGCCTTCCTGCGTCGATATGGAGTCCAGGATATTATCACATTCCCCCACTTCGGGAAGAATTTTCAGCATGACATCGCCCTGGTCAAGCTCTCCTCCCCGGTTACCTTCAATAAGCACGTCCAGCCCGTCTGCGTCACCTCCTCCTCTTTGGAGTTCAAGAACCGGAATGACTGCTGGGTGACTGGCTGGGGGGACATCCGTGAGAGACAGAGTGAGGCTGGGGACAGATGGGCGGGGGAGGGCAGCGCTGTCCGCCAGGCCCTGTGCCGGCCCGCACAGCAGCTGCAGGGGCCCCGCCTTGGTCTGTGCCCACGCTGCCCTCGCTGTGTCCCCTCAGCAGTCGGCCctcaccccctccccgcccccaccgcgGAACAGTGCCCTCTGCACCCACACTCAGCTCCCCCTCCCTTCCAGAGGCTTAGAGCCCGGAGCCAGGCACCGAGGCCCACCTGCCCAGACCTGCAGCCCCAGCCTGCAGGGGTGTGCGAGGTTTTGGGGTGCACTTATCAGAAAAGCACTGGGCTTTTTTTTGGAGATACAGTTCACAAAGCATAA
- the LOC121817912 gene encoding testisin-like isoform X3: MRPHGAALLLAQLLARIEIAEQAFRDKDLLLPGFQNSSMLAWPCGIQGIHVRVVGGNEAKLGHWPWQGSLRWNKVHSCGASLLNSRWALSAAHCFEKNSQPSEWSVQFGELSAAPSVWSLRAFLRRYGVQDIITFPHFGKNFQHDIALVKLSSPVTFNKHVQPVCVTSSSLEFKNRNDCWVTGWGDIRERQSEAGDRWAGEGSAVRQALCRPAQQLQGPRLGLCPRCPRCVPSAVGPHPLPAPTAEQCPLHPHSAPPPFQRLRARSQAPRPTCPDLQPQPAGVCEVLGCTYQKSTGLFFGDTVHKA; encoded by the exons ATGCGCCCGCACGGGGCGGCGCTGCTGCTGGCGCAGCTGCTGGCGCGGATCGAAATCGCCGAGCAGG CCTTTCGGGACAAGGACCTGCTGCTTCCAG GTTTTCAGAACTCGTCGATGCTCGCAT GGCCTTGTGGCATCCAGGGCATCCATGTGCGCGTGGTGGGTGGAAATGAGGCCAAGCTTGGGCACTGGCCGTGGCAGGGCAGCCTGCGCTGGAATAAAGTCCACAGCTGCGGAGCGAGCCTGCTCAACAGCCGCTGGGCGCTCTCGGCTGCGCACTGCTTTGAAAA GAACAGTCAACCCTCCGAATGGTCAGTCCAGTTTGGGGAGCTGTCTGCCGCACCATCCGTTTGGAGCCTGCGGGCCTTCCTGCGTCGATATGGAGTCCAGGATATTATCACATTCCCCCACTTCGGGAAGAATTTTCAGCATGACATCGCCCTGGTCAAGCTCTCCTCCCCGGTTACCTTCAATAAGCACGTCCAGCCCGTCTGCGTCACCTCCTCCTCTTTGGAGTTCAAGAACCGGAATGACTGCTGGGTGACTGGCTGGGGGGACATCCGTGAGAGACAGAGTGAGGCTGGGGACAGATGGGCGGGGGAGGGCAGCGCTGTCCGCCAGGCCCTGTGCCGGCCCGCACAGCAGCTGCAGGGGCCCCGCCTTGGTCTGTGCCCACGCTGCCCTCGCTGTGTCCCCTCAGCAGTCGGCCctcaccccctccccgcccccaccgcgGAACAGTGCCCTCTGCACCCACACTCAGCTCCCCCTCCCTTCCAGAGGCTTAGAGCCCGGAGCCAGGCACCGAGGCCCACCTGCCCAGACCTGCAGCCCCAGCCTGCAGGGGTGTGCGAGGTTTTGGGGTGCACTTATCAGAAAAGCACTGGGCTTTTTTTTGGAGATACAGTTCACAAAGCATAA
- the LOC121817912 gene encoding testisin-like isoform X4: MLAWPCGIQGIHVRVVGGNEAKLGHWPWQGSLRWNKVHSCGASLLNSRWALSAAHCFEKNSQPSEWSVQFGELSAAPSVWSLRAFLRRYGVQDIITFPHFGKNFQHDIALVKLSSPVTFNKHVQPVCVTSSSLEFKNRNDCWVTGWGDIRERQSEAGDRWAGEGSAVRQALCRPAQQLQGPRLGLCPRCPRCVPSAVGPHPLPAPTAEQCPLHPHSAPPPFQRLRARSQAPRPTCPDLQPQPAGVCEVLGCTYQKSTGLFFGDTVHKA, from the exons ATGCTCGCAT GGCCTTGTGGCATCCAGGGCATCCATGTGCGCGTGGTGGGTGGAAATGAGGCCAAGCTTGGGCACTGGCCGTGGCAGGGCAGCCTGCGCTGGAATAAAGTCCACAGCTGCGGAGCGAGCCTGCTCAACAGCCGCTGGGCGCTCTCGGCTGCGCACTGCTTTGAAAA GAACAGTCAACCCTCCGAATGGTCAGTCCAGTTTGGGGAGCTGTCTGCCGCACCATCCGTTTGGAGCCTGCGGGCCTTCCTGCGTCGATATGGAGTCCAGGATATTATCACATTCCCCCACTTCGGGAAGAATTTTCAGCATGACATCGCCCTGGTCAAGCTCTCCTCCCCGGTTACCTTCAATAAGCACGTCCAGCCCGTCTGCGTCACCTCCTCCTCTTTGGAGTTCAAGAACCGGAATGACTGCTGGGTGACTGGCTGGGGGGACATCCGTGAGAGACAGAGTGAGGCTGGGGACAGATGGGCGGGGGAGGGCAGCGCTGTCCGCCAGGCCCTGTGCCGGCCCGCACAGCAGCTGCAGGGGCCCCGCCTTGGTCTGTGCCCACGCTGCCCTCGCTGTGTCCCCTCAGCAGTCGGCCctcaccccctccccgcccccaccgcgGAACAGTGCCCTCTGCACCCACACTCAGCTCCCCCTCCCTTCCAGAGGCTTAGAGCCCGGAGCCAGGCACCGAGGCCCACCTGCCCAGACCTGCAGCCCCAGCCTGCAGGGGTGTGCGAGGTTTTGGGGTGCACTTATCAGAAAAGCACTGGGCTTTTTTTTGGAGATACAGTTCACAAAGCATAA